The Streptomyces sp. HUAS CB01 genome has a segment encoding these proteins:
- a CDS encoding chaplin — protein sequence MKRIAKSVVFAGTGVALIMGGAGMAVADSGAAGAAEGSPGVASGNVAQVPVHVPVGVCGNTVDVVGLLNPAFGNVCAND from the coding sequence ATGAAGCGAATCGCGAAGTCGGTCGTGTTTGCGGGCACGGGCGTCGCCCTGATCATGGGCGGAGCGGGCATGGCCGTCGCGGACAGCGGCGCGGCCGGTGCCGCCGAGGGCTCGCCCGGCGTCGCGTCCGGCAACGTGGCCCAGGTTCCGGTCCACGTCCCGGTGGGCGTCTGCGGCAACACCGTCGACGTCGTCGGTCTGCTGAACCCGGCCTTCGGCAACGTCTGCGCCAACGACTGA
- a CDS encoding chaplin — protein MSRTAKAFVLSTLAAAAVAGSTGIAAADSGAEAAAANSPGVLSGNVVQLPVHVPVNACGNTVDVVGLLNPAFGNACVND, from the coding sequence ATGTCGCGTACCGCGAAGGCTTTCGTCCTGTCCACCCTCGCCGCCGCCGCTGTTGCGGGTTCCACCGGCATCGCCGCCGCTGACAGCGGCGCGGAGGCCGCAGCGGCGAACTCGCCGGGCGTGCTCTCCGGCAACGTCGTCCAGCTCCCGGTCCACGTGCCGGTCAACGCCTGCGGCAACACCGTCGACGTGGTCGGTCTGCTGAACCCGGCCTTCGGCAACGCCTGCGTCAACGACTGA